The following coding sequences are from one Streptomyces venezuelae window:
- a CDS encoding class I SAM-dependent methyltransferase, producing the protein MGQHHGHGQGHGHSHDGDMGWSAMGAMLERYARVAAPMYGEVADWLRRWVPEPGVVVDVGSGPGAVSFSLAESFPKARIVAADPEEALLERARDRAAREGLTDRFDTVRAALPDEIDDVPEADLLWLCKSLHHVGDQGAALSALAGRLAPGGAVALLEGGLNARYLPRDIGFGRPGLLSRLEAADEEWFAGMRDGLDGSKGTTEDWPALLTAAGLRHVATRSFLLDLPSPLSEDARAHVITEFTRRREMQAERLAPDDIATFDRLLDPEDPEGLHRRPDLFVLTAQTVYVAVKE; encoded by the coding sequence ATGGGGCAGCATCACGGGCACGGACAGGGACACGGGCACAGCCACGACGGGGACATGGGCTGGTCCGCCATGGGCGCCATGCTGGAGCGGTACGCCCGCGTCGCCGCGCCGATGTACGGCGAGGTGGCCGACTGGCTCCGCCGCTGGGTACCCGAGCCCGGCGTCGTCGTGGACGTCGGCAGCGGCCCCGGCGCCGTCTCGTTCTCGCTGGCCGAGTCGTTCCCCAAGGCGCGGATCGTCGCGGCGGACCCGGAGGAGGCCCTCCTGGAGCGGGCCCGCGACCGCGCGGCACGCGAAGGCCTGACCGACCGCTTCGACACGGTGCGGGCGGCGCTGCCCGACGAGATCGACGACGTGCCCGAGGCGGACCTCCTGTGGCTGTGCAAGTCCCTGCACCACGTCGGTGACCAGGGCGCAGCCCTCTCCGCCCTCGCCGGCCGGCTGGCACCCGGCGGCGCCGTCGCCCTCCTGGAGGGCGGCCTGAACGCCCGCTACCTGCCGCGCGACATCGGTTTCGGCCGTCCCGGCCTGCTGTCCCGCCTGGAGGCGGCGGACGAGGAGTGGTTCGCCGGGATGCGCGACGGGCTGGACGGCTCCAAGGGCACGACGGAGGACTGGCCGGCCCTGCTCACCGCCGCGGGCCTGCGCCACGTGGCCACCCGCAGCTTCCTCCTCGACCTGCCGTCGCCGCTGTCGGAGGACGCCCGCGCCCACGTGATCACGGAATTCACCCGCCGCCGCGAGATGCAGGCCGAGCGCCTCGCCCCGGACGACATCGCCACCTTCGACCGCCTCCTGGACCCGGAGGACCCGGAGGGCCTGCACCGGCGCCCCGACCTGTTCGTGCTGACGGCACAGACGGTCTACGTGGCGGTCAAGGAGTGA
- a CDS encoding class I SAM-dependent methyltransferase: protein MLDYSQEADRYDASRGGEPRAAAAAEAVLGLLPAGTATLLDVACGTGLVTRRLAAHEGLRVTGVDAAYRMVRLASERVPGAIVLGDCRQLPFPDGSFDAVATVWLLHLLSGPDETSAVVAECARVLRPGGVYVTTVDKAASHDVRSDIDAVLAPRPVRPAVDRVEAVDAYAAEHGLAPAGRARFRGHGQGRSPRSTVDDLRRGWFTQIPPDGPLAARFAERLAALPDQDVARPDPHFGLRAYRKRERFLR, encoded by the coding sequence ATGCTCGACTACAGCCAGGAAGCCGACCGGTACGACGCCTCGCGCGGCGGTGAGCCCCGCGCCGCTGCCGCCGCCGAAGCGGTCCTCGGTCTGCTGCCCGCCGGCACGGCCACGCTCCTCGACGTCGCCTGCGGCACCGGCCTGGTCACGCGGCGCCTCGCGGCACACGAAGGGCTGCGGGTGACCGGCGTCGACGCCGCGTACCGCATGGTGCGTCTCGCGTCGGAGCGGGTGCCGGGCGCCATCGTCCTCGGTGACTGCCGACAACTCCCTTTCCCTGACGGCTCGTTCGACGCGGTCGCCACGGTCTGGCTGCTGCACCTGCTGTCCGGCCCCGACGAGACGTCCGCGGTCGTCGCCGAGTGCGCGCGGGTGCTCAGGCCCGGCGGTGTCTACGTCACCACCGTCGACAAGGCCGCCTCGCATGACGTACGCAGCGACATCGACGCCGTGCTCGCGCCGCGCCCGGTGCGGCCCGCGGTCGACCGGGTCGAGGCCGTCGACGCGTATGCCGCCGAGCACGGGCTCGCGCCGGCCGGCCGGGCCCGGTTCCGCGGCCACGGCCAGGGGCGCTCGCCCCGCTCCACGGTCGACGACCTGCGGCGCGGCTGGTTCACGCAGATCCCGCCCGACGGCCCGCTGGCCGCGCGGTTCGCCGAACGGCTCGCCGCCCTGCCCGACCAGGACGTGGCGCGCCCCGATCCGCACTTCGGTCTGCGTGCGTACCGCAAGCGGGAACGTTTTTTGCGATAG
- a CDS encoding 4a-hydroxytetrahydrobiopterin dehydratase, translating into MPVTPEPLSQKEIEDRLAELPGWTLSPDGERITRSYRLGSHFAATGLVVHIAQTQEELDHHSELTLGYNTVSLAVNTHGAGGALTALDFELAGRVEKLAPAHGAE; encoded by the coding sequence TTGCCCGTGACTCCCGAACCGCTGTCGCAGAAAGAGATCGAGGACCGTCTCGCCGAACTCCCCGGCTGGACCCTGTCCCCGGACGGCGAACGGATCACCCGCTCCTACCGGCTCGGCTCGCACTTCGCCGCGACCGGACTGGTCGTCCACATCGCGCAGACACAGGAGGAGCTCGACCACCACAGCGAGCTGACCCTCGGCTACAACACCGTCTCCCTCGCCGTGAACACGCACGGCGCGGGCGGCGCCCTCACCGCCCTCGACTTCGAACTCGCGGGCAGAGTCGAGAAGTTGGCTCCCGCGCACGGGGCGGAATGA
- a CDS encoding helix-turn-helix domain-containing protein, with protein MTTAVPAKGSSRGKADRAKGKTTDGNINGVGPLLRGWRERRRVSQLELALRADSSARHISFVETGRSRPSEAFLLRIADHLDVPVRERNSLLLAAGYAPRFRETPLDDPTMGTLREGLDQLLAGYEPYPALVVDAKYDVVAANRGIAMILDGLPAHLLEGPLNAMRVTLHPEGLASRIRNLREWRGHLLHQMERQIALQRSDALREVYEEVAAYPVADPGEDTFEPGTEVPYFALPLRIEHDGHVLSFISSISTFNTPMDVTVAELAIETLLPADPATSKYLQQQMS; from the coding sequence ATGACAACCGCCGTGCCCGCCAAGGGGAGCAGCAGAGGCAAGGCCGACAGGGCCAAGGGGAAGACCACCGACGGGAACATCAACGGAGTGGGGCCGCTCCTCAGGGGCTGGCGCGAGCGGCGCCGGGTGAGCCAGCTGGAGCTGGCCCTGCGCGCCGACTCCTCCGCGCGGCACATCAGCTTCGTCGAGACGGGCAGGTCGCGGCCGAGCGAGGCGTTCCTGCTGCGTATCGCCGACCACCTCGACGTACCGGTGAGGGAGCGCAACTCCCTGCTCCTGGCGGCGGGTTACGCGCCGCGCTTCCGTGAGACACCGTTGGACGACCCCACGATGGGCACGCTGCGCGAGGGGCTCGACCAGCTCCTCGCGGGGTACGAGCCGTACCCGGCGCTGGTCGTCGACGCGAAGTACGACGTGGTGGCGGCGAACCGCGGCATCGCGATGATCCTCGACGGCCTCCCCGCGCACCTCCTCGAGGGGCCCCTGAACGCGATGCGCGTCACCCTCCACCCAGAGGGCCTGGCCTCCCGGATCCGCAACCTCCGGGAGTGGCGGGGGCATCTGCTGCACCAGATGGAGCGGCAGATCGCGCTGCAGCGTTCGGACGCGCTGCGGGAGGTGTACGAGGAGGTGGCGGCGTATCCGGTGGCGGACCCCGGGGAGGACACCTTCGAACCGGGTACGGAGGTCCCCTACTTCGCGCTGCCGCTGCGCATCGAACACGACGGTCACGTGCTGTCCTTCATCTCGTCCATCTCGACGTTCAACACCCCGATGGATGTGACGGTCGCCGAGCTGGCCATCGAGACGCTGCTCCCGGCCGACCCGGCGACGTCGAAGTACCTGCAGCAGCAGATGTCCTGA
- a CDS encoding nitrate reductase subunit alpha, whose protein sequence is MTETTEPAAALLRAGKFFRRGDAAPDLHSVRLTGGRDADAFYRDRWSHDKVVNSTHGVNCTGSCRWKVYVKDGIITWETQATDYPSVGPDRPEYEPRGCPRGAAFSWYTYSPTRVRYPYLRGVLLEMYREAKARLKDPVLAWADIQSDPERRRTYQRARGKGGLVRATWDEAVEIIAAAHVHTIKTVGPDRVAGFSPIPAMSMVSHAAGARFMSLIGAPMLSFYDWYADLPVASPQVFGDQTDVPESGDWWDAAYLMMWGSNVPVTRTPDAHWMAEARYRGQKVVVVAPDYADNAKFADEWLHPHPGTDGALALAMGHVILREFFVDRQTEFFDDYVRRFTDLPFLVTLAERDGAYVPAKFLRASDLGQGAEEGEGDEWKTVVLDERTGRAAVPNGSLGFRWNESGKGKWNLELGDIEPVLTLQGSGVAAGVEVLLPRFDTEGGTHGQGRGEVVRRGVPATRLGGPEGPLVTTVFDLLLAQYGVGREGLPGAWPASYDDADAPGTPAWQEVHTSVPAAKCVRIAREFAATAEKSRGRCMILMGAGTNHWFHSETIYRSFLALLQLTGCQGRNGGGWAHYVGQEKCRPVTGWATLASANDWSRPPRQMIGAAYWFLNTDQWRYDKFAADVLASPLGEGRFAGMTGADCLALSARTGWMPSYPTFDRSSLDLGAVPGDPVANVVDELRAGTLKFACEDPDAPENWPRVLTLWRANLLGSSAKGAEYFTKHLLGTDSSLRAEEAAPDERPSTVTWRDEAPEGKLDLLVSLDFRQTSSTLLSDVVLPAATWYEKHDLSTTDMHPYVHSFTPAVDPPWQARTDFDTFRAIADRLSELAVDHLGVRKDVVATALQHDTPGEIAQPGGVALDWRKGECEPVPGRTMPNLAVVERDYTAIGAKFAALGPLVEQLGLPAKGIALHPDQEVDELRERNGVVRGGPADGRPALDTAVKAANTILALSGTTNGRLATQGFHTLEERTGQEMAHLAAEHEGKRITYADTQAAPVPVITSPEWSGSEAGGRRYTAFTLNTEHLKPWHTLTGRQHFFIDHDWMHELGEAMPVYRPPLDMNRLFGEPRFGPDGEREVTVRYLTPHNKWSIHSEYQDNLFMLSLSRGGQCIWMAPQDADAIGVKDNDWIEAVNRNGVVVARAIVSHRMPAGTVFMHHAQERTVNVPKTETTGRRGGIHNSLTRLILKPSHLIGGYAQLSWAFNYLGPTGNQRDEVTVIRRRSQEVTY, encoded by the coding sequence GTGACAGAGACGACCGAGCCCGCCGCCGCCCTGCTGCGGGCGGGGAAGTTCTTCCGGCGGGGTGACGCCGCGCCCGACCTGCACAGCGTCCGGCTGACCGGGGGACGGGACGCCGACGCGTTCTACCGGGACCGCTGGAGCCACGACAAGGTCGTGAACTCCACGCACGGCGTGAACTGCACGGGGTCGTGCCGCTGGAAGGTCTACGTCAAGGACGGCATCATCACGTGGGAGACGCAGGCCACGGACTATCCGAGCGTCGGCCCCGACCGCCCCGAGTACGAGCCGCGCGGCTGCCCCCGGGGCGCCGCGTTCTCCTGGTACACGTACTCCCCCACCCGCGTCCGGTACCCCTACCTGCGCGGTGTGCTGCTGGAGATGTACCGGGAGGCGAAGGCGCGGCTCAAGGACCCGGTCCTCGCCTGGGCCGACATCCAGTCGGACCCGGAGCGCCGGCGGACGTATCAGCGGGCGCGCGGCAAGGGCGGGCTCGTGCGGGCCACCTGGGACGAGGCCGTCGAGATCATCGCGGCCGCGCACGTGCACACGATCAAGACCGTCGGACCGGACCGCGTCGCGGGGTTCTCCCCCATCCCCGCCATGTCCATGGTCTCGCACGCCGCCGGCGCCCGCTTCATGAGCCTCATCGGCGCACCGATGCTGTCCTTCTACGACTGGTACGCGGATCTTCCCGTCGCCTCGCCACAGGTCTTCGGCGACCAGACCGACGTACCGGAGTCGGGTGACTGGTGGGACGCCGCGTATCTGATGATGTGGGGCTCCAATGTGCCGGTGACCAGGACGCCCGACGCGCACTGGATGGCCGAGGCCCGCTACCGGGGCCAGAAGGTCGTGGTCGTGGCGCCCGACTACGCCGACAACGCCAAGTTCGCCGACGAATGGCTGCACCCGCATCCGGGCACGGACGGCGCGCTGGCCCTCGCGATGGGGCACGTGATCCTCAGGGAGTTCTTCGTCGACCGGCAGACGGAGTTCTTCGACGACTACGTCCGCAGGTTCACCGACCTGCCCTTCCTCGTGACGCTCGCCGAGCGGGACGGCGCGTACGTGCCCGCCAAGTTCCTGCGCGCCTCCGACCTGGGTCAAGGGGCGGAGGAGGGCGAAGGGGACGAGTGGAAAACCGTCGTGCTCGACGAACGCACCGGGCGCGCCGCCGTACCCAACGGCTCCCTCGGGTTCCGGTGGAACGAGTCCGGCAAGGGCAAGTGGAACCTGGAGCTGGGTGACATCGAGCCGGTTCTGACGCTACAGGGTTCGGGGGTCGCGGCGGGCGTCGAGGTGCTGCTGCCCCGGTTCGACACCGAGGGCGGCACGCACGGCCAGGGCCGCGGCGAGGTCGTGCGGCGCGGGGTGCCCGCGACCAGGCTCGGCGGACCGGAAGGGCCGCTGGTGACGACGGTCTTCGATCTGCTGCTCGCGCAGTACGGCGTGGGCCGCGAGGGGCTGCCGGGCGCGTGGCCCGCGTCGTACGACGACGCCGACGCGCCCGGCACGCCCGCCTGGCAGGAGGTCCACACCTCCGTGCCCGCCGCCAAGTGCGTGCGGATCGCCCGGGAGTTCGCCGCGACGGCCGAGAAGTCGCGGGGCCGCTGCATGATCCTCATGGGGGCGGGGACCAACCACTGGTTCCACTCGGAGACGATCTACCGGTCTTTCCTGGCACTGCTCCAGCTCACCGGCTGCCAGGGGCGGAACGGGGGCGGCTGGGCGCACTACGTGGGCCAGGAGAAGTGCAGGCCGGTCACGGGCTGGGCCACGCTCGCGAGCGCCAACGACTGGAGCAGGCCGCCACGGCAGATGATCGGGGCCGCCTACTGGTTCCTCAACACCGACCAGTGGCGCTACGACAAGTTCGCGGCGGACGTGCTCGCCTCGCCGTTGGGCGAAGGCCGTTTCGCGGGAATGACCGGGGCCGACTGCCTCGCCCTGTCCGCCCGTACGGGGTGGATGCCGTCGTATCCGACCTTCGACCGCAGCTCCCTCGATCTGGGGGCGGTGCCCGGCGATCCCGTCGCCAACGTCGTCGACGAACTCAGGGCGGGCACCCTCAAGTTCGCCTGCGAGGACCCCGACGCGCCGGAGAACTGGCCGCGCGTCCTCACCCTGTGGCGCGCCAACCTGCTCGGCTCGTCCGCGAAGGGCGCCGAGTACTTCACGAAGCACCTGCTCGGCACGGACTCGTCGCTGCGGGCGGAGGAGGCGGCCCCGGACGAGCGGCCCTCCACCGTCACCTGGCGCGACGAAGCACCCGAGGGCAAGCTCGACCTGCTCGTCTCCCTCGACTTCCGCCAGACGTCGTCGACACTCCTGTCCGACGTGGTGCTGCCCGCCGCCACCTGGTACGAGAAGCACGACCTGTCGACCACCGACATGCACCCCTACGTCCACTCCTTCACCCCTGCCGTCGACCCGCCCTGGCAGGCCCGCACCGACTTCGACACCTTCCGCGCCATCGCCGACCGGCTCAGCGAGCTGGCCGTGGACCACCTGGGTGTGCGCAAGGACGTCGTCGCCACCGCGCTCCAGCACGACACGCCGGGCGAGATCGCGCAGCCCGGCGGCGTCGCCCTGGACTGGCGCAAGGGCGAGTGCGAGCCGGTGCCCGGCAGGACGATGCCGAACCTCGCCGTCGTGGAGCGCGACTACACCGCGATCGGCGCCAAGTTCGCCGCGCTCGGCCCACTCGTGGAGCAGCTGGGCCTGCCCGCGAAGGGCATCGCGCTCCACCCCGACCAGGAGGTCGACGAGCTGCGCGAGCGCAACGGCGTGGTGCGCGGCGGCCCCGCGGACGGGCGGCCCGCCCTGGACACGGCGGTGAAGGCGGCCAACACCATCCTCGCGCTGTCCGGCACGACCAACGGCCGCCTCGCCACCCAGGGCTTCCACACCCTGGAGGAGCGCACCGGGCAGGAGATGGCGCACCTGGCCGCCGAGCACGAGGGCAAGCGCATCACGTACGCCGACACGCAGGCCGCGCCCGTCCCGGTGATCACCTCGCCGGAGTGGAGCGGCAGCGAGGCGGGCGGGCGCAGGTACACGGCGTTCACGCTCAACACCGAGCACCTCAAGCCGTGGCACACGCTCACCGGGCGCCAGCACTTCTTCATCGACCACGACTGGATGCACGAGCTGGGCGAGGCGATGCCGGTCTACCGGCCGCCGCTGGACATGAACCGGCTCTTCGGTGAACCGCGGTTCGGCCCGGACGGCGAGCGCGAGGTCACGGTCCGCTACCTGACGCCGCACAACAAGTGGTCGATCCACTCCGAGTACCAGGACAACCTGTTCATGTTGTCGCTGTCGCGCGGCGGCCAGTGCATCTGGATGGCACCGCAGGACGCGGACGCGATCGGCGTGAAGGACAACGACTGGATCGAGGCGGTCAACCGGAACGGCGTGGTGGTGGCGCGGGCCATCGTGTCGCACCGCATGCCGGCCGGGACGGTCTTCATGCACCACGCGCAGGAACGCACCGTGAACGTGCCGAAGACGGAGACGACCGGCAGGCGCGGCGGCATCCACAACTCCCTCACCCGCCTCATCCTCAAACCGTCCCATCTCATCGGCGGCTACGCGCAGTTGTCGTGGGCGTTCAACTACCTGGGCCCGACGGGCAACCAGCGCGACGAGGTGACGGTCATCCGCCGTCGCAGCCAGGAGGTCACGTACTGA
- a CDS encoding aldo/keto reductase, which produces MPQLGFGVWQVPDDEAEKAVATALEAGYRSIDTAAIYGNEEGTGKAIAASGVAREDLFVTTKLWNSDQGYDATLRAFDTSLEKLGLDYVDLYLIHWPVPSKDAYIDTYKAFEKIHADGRAKSIGVSNFLPDHLERLLGETSVVPAVNQIELHPHLQQQATRAFHAEQGIATEAWSPLGSGKGLLEVPAIIAIAQKHGRSPAQVVLRWHIQLGNVVIPKSVTPSRIKENIDVFDFELDPEDMAAISALNEDRRIGPDPATFDVA; this is translated from the coding sequence ATGCCCCAGCTGGGCTTCGGCGTCTGGCAGGTTCCGGACGACGAGGCCGAGAAGGCCGTCGCCACGGCGCTGGAGGCCGGGTACCGCAGCATCGACACCGCGGCCATCTACGGCAACGAAGAAGGCACGGGCAAGGCGATCGCCGCCTCCGGCGTCGCCCGTGAGGACCTGTTCGTCACGACGAAGCTCTGGAACAGCGACCAGGGCTACGACGCGACCCTGCGCGCCTTCGACACCTCGCTGGAGAAGCTCGGCCTCGACTACGTGGACCTGTACCTGATCCACTGGCCCGTGCCCTCCAAGGACGCGTACATCGACACGTACAAGGCCTTCGAGAAGATCCACGCCGACGGTCGCGCCAAGTCCATCGGCGTCTCGAACTTCCTCCCCGACCACCTGGAGCGACTGCTCGGCGAGACGTCGGTCGTCCCGGCGGTCAACCAGATCGAGCTGCACCCGCACCTGCAGCAGCAGGCCACGCGCGCGTTCCACGCGGAGCAGGGCATCGCCACGGAGGCGTGGTCGCCCCTCGGCTCGGGCAAGGGCCTCCTGGAGGTTCCGGCGATCATCGCCATCGCCCAGAAGCACGGGCGCTCCCCCGCGCAGGTCGTGCTGCGCTGGCACATCCAGCTGGGCAACGTCGTGATCCCCAAGTCCGTGACGCCGTCGCGGATCAAGGAGAACATCGACGTCTTCGACTTCGAGCTCGACCCCGAGGACATGGCCGCGATCTCGGCCCTGAACGAGGACCGCCGCATCGGCCCGGACCCGGCGACCTTCGACGTCGCCTGA
- the narI gene encoding respiratory nitrate reductase subunit gamma translates to MKTLLWGVLPYVAFVLLVAGIVWRYRYDKFGWTTRSSQVYESKLLNIASPMFHYGILFVLVGHLVGLFLPESWTDKVGLTEHTYHLFSLYGGTAAGVLLVLGILLLLYRRRTNTPVFRATTANDKLMYLVLFAAIVLGMVAKLTHASGDGYNYRTSIAPWARSLFTLQPDIDRMTGVPVLYEIHAVVGMVLFALVPFTRLIHMFSAPLQYLFRPYVVYRSRDPKRVGARPDRRGWERTGS, encoded by the coding sequence ATGAAGACACTGCTGTGGGGCGTGCTCCCCTACGTCGCGTTCGTCCTGCTCGTCGCGGGCATCGTCTGGCGCTACCGCTACGACAAGTTCGGCTGGACGACCCGCTCCTCGCAGGTCTACGAGTCGAAGCTCCTCAACATCGCGTCGCCGATGTTCCACTACGGCATCCTGTTCGTGCTCGTCGGGCACCTGGTGGGACTGTTCCTGCCGGAGTCGTGGACGGACAAGGTGGGCCTCACGGAGCACACGTACCACCTGTTCTCGCTCTACGGCGGCACGGCGGCCGGCGTCCTCCTGGTCCTCGGCATCCTGCTGCTGCTCTACCGGCGGCGCACCAACACGCCCGTGTTCCGCGCGACGACCGCCAACGACAAGCTGATGTACCTGGTGCTGTTCGCGGCGATCGTGCTCGGCATGGTGGCCAAGCTGACGCACGCGTCCGGCGACGGCTACAACTACCGCACGTCCATCGCGCCGTGGGCGCGCAGCCTGTTCACGCTCCAGCCGGACATCGACAGGATGACGGGGGTGCCGGTGCTGTACGAGATCCACGCCGTGGTCGGGATGGTCCTCTTCGCGCTGGTGCCGTTCACCCGCCTGATCCATATGTTCAGCGCGCCGTTGCAGTACCTGTTCCGGCCGTACGTGGTGTACCGCAGCCGGGACCCGAAGCGGGTCGGGGCGCGGCCCGACCGGCGGGGCTGGGAGCGGACGGGTTCGTGA
- the narH gene encoding nitrate reductase subunit beta, whose amino-acid sequence MTRDTGTIGRCMAQIAMVMNLDKCIGCHTCSVTCKQAWTNRDGMEYVWFNNVETRPGQGYPRRYEDQEKWRGGWELNKRGALKLKNGGRVKSLLEIFSNPKLPEIKDYYEPWTYEYRNLTDAPLGDDFPVAEPRSLISGKPMKIEWSSNWDDNLGGATEHGDLDPMVAKTRQQVTDKIKFAFEQTFMFYLPRICEHCLNPACVASCPSGAMYKRSEDGIVLVDQDHCRGWRKCVTGCPYKKVYFNHRTGKAEKCTMCYPRIEVGLPTVCSETCVGRLRYLGVILYDADKVTAAASEPDEHKLYEAQLGVFLDPEDPEVRRAAERDGISYDWIEAARRSPVHALISKYKVALPLHPEYRTMPMVWYIPPLSPVVDALTETGHDGEDLGNLFGAIDTLRIPLEYLAEIFTAGDVGPVRASLEKLAAMRSHMRAINLGDTPDPSTADAVGMTGQEIEEMYRLLAVAKYEDRYVIPTAAVADAQRLEESALPDSCSLDYEGGPGMGDDGPFGQDSGRRHLPLVTIENFHTLRARQTADEQPSAEEKATAAKEDDK is encoded by the coding sequence ATGACCCGTGACACAGGAACGATCGGCCGCTGCATGGCTCAGATCGCGATGGTGATGAACCTCGACAAGTGCATCGGGTGTCACACCTGTTCGGTCACCTGCAAGCAGGCGTGGACCAACCGCGACGGCATGGAGTACGTCTGGTTCAACAACGTCGAGACCCGCCCCGGCCAGGGCTATCCGCGCCGCTACGAGGACCAGGAGAAGTGGCGCGGCGGCTGGGAGCTGAACAAGCGGGGCGCCCTGAAGCTGAAGAACGGCGGCCGGGTCAAGTCTCTCCTGGAGATCTTCTCCAACCCCAAGCTGCCGGAGATCAAGGACTACTACGAGCCCTGGACATACGAGTACCGGAACCTCACCGACGCCCCGCTCGGCGACGACTTCCCGGTGGCCGAGCCGCGCTCGCTGATCAGCGGCAAGCCCATGAAGATCGAGTGGTCCTCGAACTGGGACGACAACCTGGGCGGCGCCACCGAGCACGGCGATCTCGACCCGATGGTGGCGAAGACCCGCCAACAGGTCACCGACAAGATCAAGTTCGCCTTCGAGCAGACGTTCATGTTCTATCTGCCGCGGATCTGCGAGCACTGCCTCAATCCGGCGTGCGTGGCGTCCTGCCCGTCCGGCGCGATGTACAAGCGGTCGGAGGACGGCATCGTCCTCGTCGACCAGGACCACTGCCGGGGCTGGCGCAAGTGCGTGACGGGCTGCCCGTACAAGAAGGTGTACTTCAACCACCGCACCGGCAAGGCCGAGAAGTGCACGATGTGCTACCCGCGCATCGAGGTGGGGCTGCCGACGGTGTGCTCCGAGACCTGCGTGGGGCGCCTCCGCTACCTCGGCGTCATCCTGTACGACGCCGACAAGGTGACGGCCGCCGCCTCCGAGCCGGACGAACACAAGCTCTACGAAGCCCAGTTGGGGGTCTTCCTCGACCCCGAGGATCCCGAGGTGCGGCGCGCCGCCGAGCGGGACGGCATCTCGTACGACTGGATCGAGGCGGCCCGCCGCTCGCCCGTGCACGCGCTGATCAGCAAGTACAAGGTGGCGCTTCCGCTGCACCCGGAGTACCGCACCATGCCCATGGTCTGGTACATCCCGCCGCTCTCCCCCGTCGTCGACGCGCTGACGGAGACCGGCCACGACGGCGAGGACCTCGGCAACCTGTTCGGCGCCATCGACACGCTGCGCATCCCCCTCGAATACCTCGCGGAGATCTTCACCGCCGGGGACGTCGGCCCCGTACGCGCCTCGCTGGAGAAGCTCGCGGCGATGCGGTCCCACATGCGGGCCATCAACCTCGGTGACACGCCCGACCCTTCGACCGCCGACGCCGTCGGCATGACGGGCCAGGAGATCGAGGAGATGTACCGGCTGCTCGCCGTCGCGAAGTACGAGGACCGGTACGTCATCCCGACCGCCGCCGTCGCCGACGCGCAGCGCCTGGAGGAGTCCGCCCTCCCCGACTCGTGCAGCCTCGACTACGAGGGCGGCCCCGGCATGGGCGACGACGGGCCCTTCGGGCAGGACTCCGGGCGCCGCCACCTGCCGCTGGTCACCATCGAGAACTTCCACACGCTGCGCGCCCGGCAGACCGCCGACGAACAGCCCAGCGCGGAAGAGAAGGCCACCGCGGCCAAGGAGGACGACAAGTGA
- a CDS encoding CU044_2847 family protein yields MNELMRWESDEGPVVVEVDSRDPGFRSVSRRGESGAIHDVEGRFESALNNVRGAAMSALRTFRDRALDPDTIELEFGVKLSAEAGAVIAKTATEGHLTVKLTWSRPQDQGQSGV; encoded by the coding sequence GTGAACGAACTGATGCGGTGGGAGTCCGACGAGGGGCCCGTCGTGGTCGAGGTCGACTCACGGGACCCCGGGTTCAGATCCGTGTCGCGGCGCGGCGAGTCCGGCGCGATCCACGACGTCGAGGGCCGCTTCGAGTCGGCCCTGAACAACGTGCGCGGCGCCGCGATGTCCGCCCTGCGGACCTTCCGGGACAGGGCACTCGACCCCGACACTATCGAACTGGAATTCGGCGTCAAGCTCAGCGCGGAGGCGGGGGCGGTGATCGCCAAGACGGCGACGGAGGGGCACCTGACGGTGAAGCTGACGTGGTCCCGGCCGCAGGATCAGGGGCAGAGCGGCGTGTAG
- the narJ gene encoding nitrate reductase molybdenum cofactor assembly chaperone, which translates to MTRHAVLYQAAALCLAYPDDEFHERLPLLRAAAPAGLDGFLTHAETTDPRELAAHYVRVFDFKNRHSLYLSWWRDGDTRRRGMALVRFKDVYRQHGMEFTGEELPDFLPAVLEFSAHAGPVLLQEHRSGLELLRIALTDFGTPYAAVLDAVCATLPGPSPRDRAEARALARSGPPREEVGLQPFALIGEHSS; encoded by the coding sequence GTGACGCGGCACGCGGTCCTGTACCAGGCGGCGGCGCTCTGCCTGGCCTACCCGGACGACGAGTTCCACGAGCGGCTCCCGCTGCTGCGGGCCGCCGCCCCGGCAGGCCTCGACGGCTTCCTCACGCACGCCGAGACGACCGACCCGCGCGAGCTCGCCGCGCACTACGTCCGCGTCTTCGACTTCAAGAACCGTCACAGCCTGTACCTGAGCTGGTGGCGCGACGGCGACACGCGGCGGCGCGGCATGGCCCTGGTCCGGTTCAAGGACGTCTACCGGCAGCACGGCATGGAGTTCACCGGCGAGGAACTGCCGGACTTCCTGCCCGCCGTCCTGGAGTTCTCCGCGCACGCGGGCCCCGTCCTCCTCCAGGAACACCGCAGCGGCCTCGAACTGCTGCGGATCGCGCTCACCGACTTCGGTACGCCCTACGCGGCGGTCCTCGACGCGGTGTGCGCGACCCTGCCCGGCCCCTCGCCCAGGGACCGCGCCGAGGCGCGGGCCCTCGCCCGGTCCGGGCCGCCGCGCGAGGAGGTCGGACTCCAGCCGTTCGCACTCATCGGGGAGCACTCCTCATGA